A section of the Rossellomorea marisflavi genome encodes:
- a CDS encoding galactokinase, whose protein sequence is MRVELLNDFQRVFGSDADRMFFAPGRVNLIGEHTDYNGGHVFPCAISLGTYVAVKKREDRLVRVHSLNFSEEGIITFSVDDLNYVKSDGWANYPKGMMASLVQDGHRLESGIDLLFYGNLPNGAGLSSSASLELVTGVALQELFHLDADRIRLVQLGMKTENDFIGVNSGIMDQFAIGMGKEGYGILLDVRSLEHEYAPLPFDGHSLVIMNTNKRRELASSKYNERRLECEKALSYLQRVVGIETLGDLSLAEFEKYEQAIPDAVLKKRARHAVSENVRTVKAFHLLNQHRLGEFGELMNASHVSLKEDYDVTGSELDVLVEAAWRQPGVLGARMTGAGFGGCAIALVENAHVQAFASSVSDEYKRVIGYEASFFTAESADGAKEWKGRVIV, encoded by the coding sequence ATCAGGGTGGAATTACTGAACGATTTTCAACGTGTGTTTGGGTCGGATGCAGACCGAATGTTCTTTGCTCCGGGCCGGGTCAATTTGATAGGTGAACATACGGATTATAACGGAGGGCATGTGTTTCCTTGTGCCATCAGTCTCGGGACATATGTGGCAGTTAAGAAACGGGAAGACCGGCTGGTCAGGGTCCATTCTTTGAACTTTTCAGAAGAAGGGATCATTACGTTTTCCGTTGATGACCTCAATTACGTCAAAAGCGATGGATGGGCCAATTATCCAAAAGGGATGATGGCGTCCCTTGTACAGGATGGGCATCGATTGGAATCAGGGATCGATCTCTTATTCTACGGGAATTTGCCCAACGGGGCGGGGCTTTCGTCTTCAGCATCCCTTGAGCTCGTGACGGGAGTGGCTTTGCAGGAGTTGTTTCACCTCGATGCGGACCGGATCCGGTTGGTGCAGCTGGGGATGAAGACGGAGAACGACTTTATCGGTGTGAACAGTGGAATCATGGATCAGTTTGCCATCGGCATGGGAAAGGAAGGTTACGGGATCCTTCTGGATGTCCGGTCCCTTGAACATGAATATGCTCCATTGCCCTTTGATGGGCACAGCCTCGTCATCATGAATACGAATAAGCGCCGGGAGCTTGCTTCATCCAAATATAATGAGCGCCGGTTGGAGTGTGAAAAGGCATTGTCTTACCTGCAGCGTGTTGTCGGGATCGAGACACTCGGGGATTTGAGCCTTGCTGAGTTCGAGAAGTATGAGCAGGCCATACCAGATGCCGTCCTGAAAAAAAGGGCCAGGCATGCAGTGTCTGAAAATGTCCGCACGGTGAAGGCATTCCATCTGTTGAACCAGCATCGGTTAGGGGAATTCGGAGAGCTGATGAATGCATCCCATGTCTCCCTTAAAGAAGACTACGATGTGACGGGGAGTGAGCTGGATGTCCTTGTAGAGGCTGCATGGAGACAACCGGGTGTACTCGGGGCCAGGATGACAGGTGCTGGGTTCGGCGGGTGTGCCATTGCCCTCGTAGAGAATGCCCATGTGCAGGCATTTGCCTCGTCGGTAAGTGATGAATACAAGAGAGTGATAGGCTATGAGGCATCATTTTTCACAGCGGAAAGCGCAGATGGCGCCAAAGAATGGAAAGGAAGGGTGATCGTATGA